TCTCGATCCGCGGCTGATCACCATGCTCTCCTCGCCAAACGGCGAGCAGCGCCTGTTTGTCGCGCGTAACGGCTTCCCGGATCTGCTGGTGGATACCCTGCTGGCGACCGAAGACCGTCACTTCTATGAGCACGATGGCGTCAGCCTGTACTCCATTGGCCGTGCGGTGCTGGCGAACCTGACCGCCGGACGGACGGTGCAGGGGGCAAGTACCCTGACCCAGCAGCTGGTGAAGAACCTGTTCCTCTCCAGCGAGCGCTCCTACTGGCGTAAGGCCAACGAAGCGTACATGGCCGTGCTGATGGATGCCCGCTACAGCAAAGACCGCATCCTTGAGCTGTATATGAACGAGGTCTACCTCGGTCAGAGCGGCGACAATGAGATCCGCGGCTTCCCGCTGGCGAGCCTCTACTACTTTGGTCGTCCGGTGGAAGAGCTGAGCCTCGATCAGCAGGCGCTGCTGGTGGGCATGGTGAAGGGCGCGTCCATCTACAACCCGTGGCGTAACCCGAAACTGGCGCTGGAGCGGCGTAATCTGGTGCTGCGTCTGCTGCAACAGCAGCAGGTGATTGACCAGGAGCTGTACGACATGCTCAGCGCGCGTCCGTTAGGCGTGCAGCCGCGCGGCGGCGTGATCTCCCCGCAGCCTGCCTTTATGCAGATGGTGCGTCAGGAGCTGCAGACCAAACTGGGCGATAAAGTTAAAGATCTCTCCGGCGTGAAGATCTTCACCACCTTTGACTCCGTGGCGCAGGATGCCGCAGAGAAGGCGGCGGTGGAAGGCATTCCGGCGCTGAAAAAACAGCGCAAGCTGAGCGATCTGGAGACCGCGATGGTGGTGGTCGATCGTACCACCGGCGAAGTGCGGGCGATGGTCGGCGGGGCGGAGCCGCAGTTCGCGGGCTACAACCGCGCGATGCAGGCACGCCGTTCGATCGGCTCCCTGGCAAAACCGGCGACCTATCTCACCGCCCTGAGCCAGCCGAACCAGTATCGTCTGAACACCTGGATCGCCGATGCCCCGATTGCCCTGCGCCAGCCGAATGGCCAGGTGTGGTCGCCGCAGAACGACGATAAGCAGTACAGCGGACAGGTGATGCTGGTGGATGCCCTGACGCGTTCCATGAACGTGCCGACGGTTAACCTCGGGATGGCGCTGGGTCTGCCAGCGGTCACCGATACCTGGCTGAAGCTGGGCGTGCCGAAAGATCAGCTGCATCCGGTTCCGGCCATGCTGCTGGGGGCCCTGAACCTGACGCCAATCGAAGTGGCGCAGGCGTTCCAGACCATCGCCAGCGGCGGCAACCGTGCCCAGCTCTCTGCGCTGCGTTCCGTGATCGCAGAAGACGGCACCCCTCTGTACCAGAGCTTCCCACAGGCGGAGCGTGCTGTACCGGCGCAGGCGGCCTATATGACGCTCTGGACCATGCAGCAGGTTGTGCAGCGCGGCACTGGCCGTCAGCTTGGGGCGAAGTATCCTGGCCTGCATCTGGCGGGTAAAACCGGGACCACCAACAACAACGTCGATACCTGGTTTGCGGGCATCGACGGGCGTGAAGTGGTGATCACCTGGGTAGGGCGCGACAACAACCAGCCGACGAAGCTGTACGGTGCCAGCGGGGCGATGTCGATTTACCAGCGCTATCTGGCTAACCAGTCGCCGGTTCCGCTGACCCTGACGCCACCGGAAGATATCGTGGATATGGGCGTAGATCAGTCGGGCAACTTCGTGTGTGGCGGCGGGATGCGTAGCGTGCCGGTCTGGACCACCAATCCGGACTCCCTGTGCCAGGCGCCAGCGCCGCAGCCAACGGGCAACCCGTTTGAGCAGTCTTCTCCTCAGCAGCAACAGCCGCAACAGCAGCAGCCGCAGCAGCAGAATGAGAAGAAGGACAGCGACGGCGTCGCCGGCTGGATCAAGGATATGTTCGGCGGTAATTAATACGGTTTCCCTCTCCTGCGGGAGAGGGAATTTTCACCTCAATTAAACATCCCACCAACAGTAACATCCCCGTTTATTAACCCTGTATTTTCCATTGTTTAATTCTTATACCCTCAATTCCTGTAGGGGCGCATATCACTTGCTATGCCGTGAATGTTTCGCATAATATGCTGCGGTCATAATAATAATTCTCGTTTACGTTATCATTCACGCTTTCATCAGAGACATACCAATGGCGCATTCTAAAACTGCTCAGCCAATGCAATCTTCGCTGCGTAAAATCGCAGTTGTTGTAGCCACAGCGGTTAGCGGCATGTCTGCTTACGCTCAGGCTGCAGAAACCCCTAAAAAAGAAGAAACTATCACCGTTACCGCAGCGCCTGCTCCACAGGAGAGCGCCTGGGGTCCGGCGGCGACCATCGCAGCACGTCAGTCTGCTACCGGCACTAAGACGGATACCTCCATTGAGAAGGTTCCGCAGTCGGTCTCCGTGGTCACCGCGGAAGAGATGGCCCTTCACCAGCCACGCTCGGTAAAAGAAGCCCTGAGTTACACCCCTGGGGTGGCCGTCGGCACGCGTGGGGCGTCTAACACTTATGACTACCTGATTATTCGTGGCTTTGCGGCCGATGGCCAAAGCCAGAACAACTACCTCGACGGTATGAAGATGCAGGGCAACTTCTACAACGACGCGGTAATTGACCCTTATATGATCGAACGCGCG
This DNA window, taken from Leclercia adecarboxylata, encodes the following:
- the mrcB gene encoding bifunctional glycosyl transferase/transpeptidase, whose product is MAGNDREPIGRKGRPARPAKEKAGRRRLRDEEYDDDVDNEYDDDAPAPRKGKGKKGKPRGKRGWFWLLLKLFIVFVVLLAIYGVYLDQKIRSRIDGKVWQLPAAVYGRMVNLEPDMSISKNEMVKLLEATQYRQVTKMTRPGEFTVQAKSIEMIRRPFDFPDSKEGQVRARLTFDGDRLETIENMENNRQFGFFRLDPRLITMLSSPNGEQRLFVARNGFPDLLVDTLLATEDRHFYEHDGVSLYSIGRAVLANLTAGRTVQGASTLTQQLVKNLFLSSERSYWRKANEAYMAVLMDARYSKDRILELYMNEVYLGQSGDNEIRGFPLASLYYFGRPVEELSLDQQALLVGMVKGASIYNPWRNPKLALERRNLVLRLLQQQQVIDQELYDMLSARPLGVQPRGGVISPQPAFMQMVRQELQTKLGDKVKDLSGVKIFTTFDSVAQDAAEKAAVEGIPALKKQRKLSDLETAMVVVDRTTGEVRAMVGGAEPQFAGYNRAMQARRSIGSLAKPATYLTALSQPNQYRLNTWIADAPIALRQPNGQVWSPQNDDKQYSGQVMLVDALTRSMNVPTVNLGMALGLPAVTDTWLKLGVPKDQLHPVPAMLLGALNLTPIEVAQAFQTIASGGNRAQLSALRSVIAEDGTPLYQSFPQAERAVPAQAAYMTLWTMQQVVQRGTGRQLGAKYPGLHLAGKTGTTNNNVDTWFAGIDGREVVITWVGRDNNQPTKLYGASGAMSIYQRYLANQSPVPLTLTPPEDIVDMGVDQSGNFVCGGGMRSVPVWTTNPDSLCQAPAPQPTGNPFEQSSPQQQQPQQQQPQQQNEKKDSDGVAGWIKDMFGGN